In Panthera tigris isolate Pti1 chromosome C1, P.tigris_Pti1_mat1.1, whole genome shotgun sequence, the following proteins share a genomic window:
- the TFAP2E gene encoding transcription factor AP-2-epsilon translates to MLVHTYPAMERPDGLGAATGGARLSSLPQAAYGPAPPLCHTPAAAAVDFQPPYFPPPYPQPPLPYGQAPDAAAAFPHLAGDPYGGLAPLAQPQPPQAAWAAPRAAARAHEEPPGLLAPPARALGLDPRRDYATAVPRLLQGLADGAHGLADAPLGLPGLAAPPGLEDLQAMDEPGMSLLDQSVIKKVPIPSKASSLSALSLAKDSLVGGITNPSEVFCSVPGRLSLLSSTSKYKVTVGEVQRRLSPPECLNASLLGGVLRRAKSKNGGRCLRERLEKIGLNLPAGRRKAANVTLLTSLVEGEAVHLARDFGYVCETEFPAKAAAEYLCRQHADPGELHSRKSMLLAAKQICKEFADLMAQDRSPLGNSRPALILEPGVQSCLTHFSLITHGFGGPAICAALSAFQNYLLESLKGLDKMFLSGAGSGHGDTKASEKDAKHRK, encoded by the exons ATGCTGGTGCACACTTACCCCGCCATG gagCGCCCCGACGGGCTGGGCGCAGCGACTGGCGGGGCCCGCCTGTCGTCCCTGCCCCAGGCGGCCTACGGGCCGGCGCCGCCACTCTGCCACacgccggccgccgccgccgttGACTTCCAGCCGCCCTACTTCCCGCCGCCCTACCCGCAGCCGCCACTGCCCTACGGCCAGGCGCCCGACGCCGCTGCCGCCTTTCCCCACCTGGCCGGGGACCCGTACGGCGGCCTGGCACCCCTGGCACAGCCGCAGCCTCCCCAGGCCGCCTGGGCCGCaccccgcgccgccgcccgcgcccacGAAGAGCCGCCCGGCCTGCTGGCGCCGCCCGCCCGCGCTCTGGGCCTCGACCCGCGCCGCGACTACGCCACCGCCGTGCCCCGGCTCCTGCAAGGCCTGGCCGACGGGGCGCACGGCCTGGCCGACGCGCCCCTCGGCCTCCCAGGGCTGGCGGCGCCGCCCGGCCTAGAGGACCTGCAG GCCATGGATGAGCCGGGAATGAGCCTTCTGGACCAGTCTGTGATCAAGAAAG TTCCCATCCCCTCCAAAGCCAGCAGCCTCTCGGCCCTCTCACTGGCCAAAGACAGCCTGGTTGGTGGCATCACGAACCCCAGTGAGGTcttctgctctgtgccaggccggCTCTCTCTGCTCAGCTCGACGTCCAAGTACAAGGTGACGGTGGGGGAGGTCCAGCGGCGACTCTCACCTCCCGAGTGCCTCAATGCCTCCCTCCTGGGCGGTGTCCTTCGCAG GGCCAAGTCCAAGAATGGGGGCCGCTGCCTGCGCGAACGGCTAGAGAAGATTGGGCTCAATTTGCCAGCTGGCCGTCGCAAGGCCGCCAATGTGACACTTCTGACTTCACTGGTGGAGG gAGAGGCCGTGCACCTGGCCCGAGACTTTGGCTACGTCTGTGAGACTGAGTTCCCAGCCAAGGCAGCTGCCGAGTACCTGTGCCGACAGCACGCTGACCCCGGGGAACTGCACAGCCGCAAGAGCATGCTGCTGGCCGCCAA GCAGATCTGCAAGGAGTTTGCAGATTTGATGGCTCAGGATCGCTCACCACTGGGCAACAGCCGCCCAGCACTCATCCTGGAGCCCGGAGTACAGAGTTGCCTGACACACTTTAGCCTTATCACCCATGGCTTTGGTGGGCCCGCCATCTGTGCTGCCCTTTCTGCCTTCCAGAACTACTTGCTGGAGTCACTCAAGGGGCTGGACAAGATGTTTCTAAGTGGTGCGGGCAGTGGGCATGGTGACACCAAGGCTTCAGAGAAGGATGCCAAGCACAGGAAATAA